From a region of the Drosophila virilis strain 15010-1051.87 chromosome 3, Dvir_AGI_RSII-ME, whole genome shotgun sequence genome:
- the CNPYb gene encoding protein canopy homolog 4 — protein MLRQLFAFLLLVQLRGLDCQQTPEEEQGVRYANRCEACKILAAELEARLGETGKSHDVIEIGYSVDDVRPKKRTEYRRSELRLLESLENVCERVLEYNLHKERTDSTRFAKGMSQTFQTLHGLVDKGVKVDLGIPYELWDKPPVEVTQMKNQCENMLEEYEDAISNWYFQLQQDKSLQQHLCEDHVLKRPEERKCLKEQLTQQPERKKQKKSTKGDKQEL, from the coding sequence ATGTTGCGGCAATTGTTTGCATTTCTATTGCTAGTCCAGCTGAGGGGCTTGGACTGCCAGCAAACACCGGAGGAGGAGCAAGGCGTGCGCTATGCCAATCGCTGTGAGGCCTGCAAAATTCTTGCCGCCGAATTGGAGGCGCGTCTGGGCGAAACCGGCAAATCGCACGATGTTATTGAGATCGGCTACTCCGTGGACGATGTGCGTCCCAAGAAGCGCACCGAATACCGACGCAGCGAGCTCCGTTTGCTGGAGTCCCTGGAGAATGTGTGCGAGCGTGTGCTCGAGTATAATTTGCACAAGGAGCGCACGGATAGCACGCGATTCGCCAAGGGCATGTCGCAGACCTTTCAAACGCTGCACGGCCTGGTCGACAAGGGCGTTAAAGTGGACCTGGGCATACCCTACGAGCTGTGGGACAAGCCGCCCGTCGAGGTCACCCAGATGAAGAACCAATGCGAGAACATGCTGGAGGAGTACGAGGATGCCATCAGCAATTGGTAtttccagctgcagcaggacAAATCCCTGCAGCAGCATCTGTGCGAGGATCATGTGCTTAAGCGTCCGGAGGAGCGCAAGTGTCTCAAGGAGCAGCTGACGCAGCAGCCGGAGCgaaagaaacaaaagaaaagtaCCAAAGGCGACAAGCAGGAGCTGTAG
- the MESR6 gene encoding UPF0489 protein C5orf22 homolog has product MESDTTEKESTAAELQSLPLQSESVVGGKAGQGEATPPPPNKRQKIALDAAIPDDQVDELKEKEVVEEEEEEETVPQLVAVERAQSTQSSLRKFSRIPVFIVDYHNDVLEFIYRCLATRHLPLERNILVHFDSHPDLVVARDIPASASYDKDIMLNELSIENWIMPTLYAGHFDRVVWLKNSWCQQIPTGKHDFKIGHKEDRIGVDCPLDYFIAEGNYCTSEELQETRAVQLQVHDADSESLDPAQFLTAQDAAGFVLDIDLDFFSTSNPFLEIYKDANCYAQLTEIFHFESVEPAKQAGTATIADYCATAATRQKQLDALKRIFWHLEEQRSFDGLEKPDESVITPQIYAKIVQLAEQLQAKYPDDEIDWLLIFDSGSTTDNNGLPHHISTSKELAEYFANFKRFLQRLPVPPVAITMAHSAQDDYCPQDQVAFIEEQVLRLLREVFGDKLHEKAILHYMDDPWDVMKL; this is encoded by the exons ATGGAATCGGATACAACGGAAAAAGAAAGTACGGCGGCGGAGTtgcagtcgctgccgctgcaaaGTGAAAGCGTCGTGGGTGGCAAGGCGGGGCAAGGCGAggcgacgccgccgccgccaaacAAGCGCCAGAAAATTGCGCTAGACGCTGCGATTCCAGACGACCAAGTGGACGAACTGAAGGAGAAGGAGGTGgtagaggaggaggaggaggaggagacaGTGCCACAGCTGGTCGCTGTGGAGCGGGCACAGAGCACGCAGAGCAGCCTGCGTAAATTTAGCCGAATACCCGTCTTCATTGTGGACTATCACAACGATGTGCTGGAGTTCATCTATCGTTGCCTGGCCACGCGGCATCTGCCGCTGGAGCGTAACATTTTGGTGCATTTCGACTCGCATCCAGATTTGGTGGTGGCTCGCGATATACCCGCCAGTGCCAGCTATGACAAGGACATCATGCTGAACGAGCTGAGCATCGAGAACTGGATTATGCCCACCTTATATGCAG GTCATTTCGATCGCGTCGTCTGGCTGAAGAACTCGTGGTGCCAGCAAATACCCACGGGCAAGCACGACTTCAAAATTGGCCACAAGGAGGATCGCATCGGTGTCGACTGTCCGCTGGACTATTTCATAGCCGAGGGCAACTATTGCACCAGCGAGGAGCTGCAGGAGACGCGTGCGGTGCAGCTGCAGGTGCACGATGCGGACAGCGAATCGCTGGATCCGGCGCAATTCTTGACGGCGCAGGATGCGGCGGGTTTTGTGCTCGACATCGATTTGGATTTCTTTAGCACATCGAATCCGTTTCTGGAAATCTACAAGGATGCCAACTGCTATGCCCAGCTCACGGAGATCTTTCACTTTGAAAGCGTGGAGCCCGCCAAGCAGGCCGGCACAGCGACCATTGCGGACTACTGTGCCACGGCAGCGACGCGACAGAAGCAGCTGGACGCACTGAAGCGCATCTTTTGGCATCTGGAGGAGCAGCGCAGCTTTGATGGCCTGGAGAAGCCAGACGAATCAGTCATAACACCACAGATCTATGCCAAAATTGTCCAGCTGgccgagcagctgcaggcCAAGTATCCCGACGACGAGATCGACTGGCTGCTCATCTTCGACTCGGGCAGCACCACGGACAACAATGGACTGCCGCATCACATAAGCACCAGCAAGGAGCTAGCGGAATATTTTGCGAACTTTAAGCGTTTCCTGCAGCGTTTACCCGTGCCGCCCGTCGCCATTACCATGGCGCACTCGGCCCAAGATGATTACTGTCCACAGGATCAGGTGGCGTTCATTGAGGAGCAggtgctgcgactgctgcgcGAAGTCTTTGGCGACAAGCTCCACGAGAAGGCAATTCTGCACTACATGGACGATCCGTGGGACGTGATGAAGCTCTAA
- the LOC6623016 gene encoding spermatogenesis associated 6-like protein: MSHKRFHMRFELQLHALTCPGVWLCSHGYLEATVKTLGYYFRTGAMEPRFPMLCHDQFTMEGYFRSVNSLEQMRQMLNSEQLEITLWQNGRRLAYYVGRLTDVLQPPIPQPSCAHTANVQLLMKATSAFPGILAPKVELCAELSTQDNQRRRCKLDLERPLNNRHVASRCLSRLELPRKQQSVCHARQSKCRASSSSCSYAPSLSSRMPPRRLSTCSSSTQLSSQSHTLSQCSSLTQCSHRSAVGGAAEHQNSCPICQAYSRSFETC; the protein is encoded by the exons ATGTCACATAAGAGATTTCATATGCGCTTCGAACTGCAGCTACATGCG CTCACCTGCCCGGGCGTCTGGCTGTGCTCACACGGCTATTTGGAGGCCACTGTCAAGACATTGGGCTACTATTTTCGCACTGGCGCCATGGAGCCACGTTTTCCCATGCTCTGCCATGACCAGTTCACAATGGAAGGTTACTTTAGGAGCGTCAACTCGCTGGAACAGATGCGGCAGATGCTCAACTCGGAACAGCTGGAGATAACCCTGTGGCAAAATGGACGCCGGCTGGCCTACTACGTGGGCAGACTAACGGACGTACTGCAGCCGCCAATTCCACAACCAAGCTGCGCCCACACCGCCAACGTGCAGCTGCTGATGAAGGCAACGTCCGCTTTTCCGGGCATACTGGCGCCGAAAGTGGAGTTGTGCGCGGAACTGAGCACGCAGGACAATCAACGCCGACGCTGTAAACTCGACCTGGAGCGGCCACTAAACAATCGCCACGTAGCGAGTCGCTGCCTCAGTCGCCTGGAGCTGCCGCGCAAGCAGCAATCCGTGTGCCATGCCAGGCAATCGAAATGCAGGGCCAGCAGTTCCAGCTGCAGCTACGCACCCTCCCTGAGCAGTCGCATGCCGCCACGCAGGCTCTCCACATGCTCGAGCAGCACACAGCTCAGTAGTCAATCGCATACGCTCAGTCAGTGCTCCAGCCTGACGCAGTGCAGCCACAGATCAGCTGTGGGTGGTGCTGCCGAGCATCAGAACAGCTGCCCCATCTGTCAGGCATACAGCAGATCGTTTGAGACTTGTTAA
- the Gem2 gene encoding gem-associated protein 2 has translation MQKATEEETFQLQALEIREPDDNFDPQKPPQTGEEYLMHMLYERKRCPAVVTKRSKKITYNVTTNGCEMLHSPPMPPHRCLLPTPEWRDAQVKSFSKARARVVALRLELNAQHYDQSIEPPLTTDVDKWLEFCRTQQPLLSTLLRLSQSDLELLLELLCKWLQEPNQPPVETAEPSTSAAAKPIDLLRDAWLARWLYANLVCLHLPLEPHVFSTLRYIARSCVLLRNELQPQELERAAPYNLIITLIALYFAQTDFSVYL, from the exons atgcaaaaagcaaCAGAAGAGGAAACATTTCAGTTACAGGCACTGGAAATACGTGAGCCAGATGACAATTTTGATCCACAGAAACCGCCACAAACGGGCGAGGAGTACCTGATGCACATGCTCTACGAGCGCAAACGTTGCCCGGCTGTCGTGACCAAACGCTCCAAAAAAATCACATATAATGTGACCACCAACGGATGCGAAATGCTACACAGC CCGCCAATGCCGCCCCACAGATGTCTGCTGCCCACGCCGGAGTGGCGGGACGCTCAagtaaaaagctttagcaaggCGCGCGCTCGCGTTGTTGCACTGCGTCTGGAGTTGAATGCACAGCACTATGATCAAAGCATCGAGCCGCCGCTCACCACGGACGTGGACAAATGGCTGGAATTCTGCCGgacgcagcagccgctgctgagCACTCTGCTGCGCCTGAGCCAAAGCGATTTGGAGCTCTTGCTGGAATTGCTGTGCAAGTGGCTGCAGGAGCCAAACCAGCCGCCAGTTGAAACCGCTGAGCCAAGCACTTCCGCCGCCGCCAAGCCAATTGATTTGCTGCGCGATGCTTGGCTGGCGCGCTGGCTGTACGCCAACCTGGTCTGTCTGCATCTGCCCTTGGAGCCGCATGTGTTCAGCACCTTGCGGTATATAGCGCGCTCCTGTGTGCTGCTGCGCAACGAACTACAGCCGCAGGAATTGGAGCGTGCGGCGCCCTACAATCTCATTATAACATTGATTGCTCTGTACTTTGCCCAAACCGATTTCTCCGTCTACCTGTAA